Proteins from one Sarcophilus harrisii chromosome 2, mSarHar1.11, whole genome shotgun sequence genomic window:
- the MEX3B gene encoding RNA-binding protein MEX3B isoform X2: protein MCIFCEDLERNGSGGGGGGGGGGGGGGGGGGGGGGGGGETLDDQRALQIALDQLSLLGLDNDETGSLYDNEPRKKSVNMTECVPVPSSEHVAEIVGRQGCKIKALRAKTNTYIKTPVRGEEPVFVVTGRKEDVAMARREIISAAEHFSMIRASRNKNTALNGTVPGPPNLPGQTTIQVRVPYRVVGLVVGPKGATIKRIQQQTHTYIVTPSRDKEPVFEVTGMPENVDRAREEIEAHIALRTGGIIELTDENDFHANGTDVGFDLHHGGGGPGPGSLWSKPTPSITPTPGRKPFSSYRNDSSSSLGSASTDSYFGGGTGGSTSAAATPRLTDYSPPSPALSFAHNGNNNNGNGYVYPGGEAAPSPDCCAELPGFDPAPAPPPGAQLIWSQFERSPGGGPAAPVSSSCSSSASSSASSSSVVFPGGGGGGGGGAPPNANLGLLVHRRLHPGVGCPRLSPPLHGVGGEHPLARRVRSDPGGGGLGYPAYANGLGAHLPGLPPSDSSASSSSSSSSSSSSSSSSGLRRKGSRDCSICFESEVIAALVPCGHNLFCMECANRICEKSEPECPVCHAAVTQAIRIFS from the exons ATGTGCATTTTTTGTGAAG ACCTGGAGAGGAACGGGAGCGGCGGTGGCGGTGGCGgcggtggtggtggaggaggaggaggaggaggcggcggtggcggcggcggcggaggtgGAGAAACCCTGGATGACCAGAGAGCCTTGCAGATCGCGCTGGATCAGCTCTCGCTCTTGGGGCTGGACAATGACGAGACCGGCTCCCTGTACGACAATGAGCCCCGGAAGAAGAGCGTGAACATGACTGAGTGCGTGCCGGTGCCCAGCTCGGAACATGTCGCGGAGATAGTGGGAAGGCAAG GTTGTAAAATCAAAGCGCTACGGGCAAAGACCAACACTTACATCAAGACCCCGGTTCGCGGGGAGGAGCCTGTCTTTGTTGTGACTGGCAGGAAGGAGGATGTAGCTATGGCCCGGAGGGAGATCATCTCGGCCGCGGAGCACTTCTCCATGATCCGCGCCTCCCGGAATAAAAACACCGCTCTCAATGGCACCGTGCCGGGGCCGCCCAACCTGCCCGGCCAGACCACCATCCAGGTGCGGGTGCCCTACCGCGTGGTGGGGCTGGTAGTGGGACCCAAGGGGGCCACCATCAAGCGGATCCAGCAGCAGACGCACACCTACATCGTCACGCCCAGCCGGGACAAGGAGCCGGTGTTCGAGGTGACCGGCATGCCTGAGAACGTGGACCGGGCTCGGGAGGAGATCGAAGCGCACATCGCCCTGCGCACCGGGGGCATCATCGAACTCACCGACGAGAACGACTTCCACGCCAATGGCACCGACGTGGGCTTCGACCTGCACCACGGGGGCGGCGGGCCCGGCCCCGGAAGCCTCTGGAGCAAACCGACCCCCAGCATCACGCCCACCCCGGGGCGCAAGCCCTTCTCCAGTTACCGCAACGACAGCTCCAGCTCCCTGGGCAGCGCCTCCACGGACTCGTACTTCGGCGGGGGGACCGGCGGCAGCACCAGCGCCGCGGCCACCCCGCGCCTGACGGACTACAGCCCACCCAGCCCCGCGCTCAGCTTCGCCCACAACGGCAACAACAACAACGGGAACGGATACGTGTACCCCGGCGGCGAGGCCGCCCCCTCCCCGGACTGCTGCGCGGAGCTGCCGGGCTTCGACCCGGCGCCAGCCCCGCCGCCCGGCGCCCAGCTCATCTGGTCCCAGTTCGAGCGGTCCCCGGGCGGCGGCCCCGCGGCGCCGGtgtcctcctcctgctcctcttcggCGTCCTCGTCCGCCTCGTCCTCCTCCGTGGTCTtccccggcggcggcggcggcggcggcggcggcgcgccCCCCAATGCCAACCTGGGGCTGCTGGTGCACCGGCGGCTGCACCCCGGCGTCGGCTGCCCGCGCCTGTCCCCGCCCCTGCACGGCGTGGGCGGCGAGCACCCCCTGGCCCGCCGCGTGCGCAGCGACCCCGGCGGCGGCGGCCTGGGCTACCCCGCCTACGCCAACGGGCTGGGCGCCCACCTGCCGGGCCTGCCGCCGTCGGACTCGTCGGCCTCGTCGTCCTCGTCCAGCTCCTCGTCCAGCTCGTCGTCGTCGTCCTCGGGCCTGCGGCGCAAGGGCAGCCGCGACTGCTCCATCTGCTTCGAGAGCGAGGTGATCGCGGCCCTGGTCCCCTGCGGGCACAACCTCTTCTGCATGGAGTGTGCCAACCGCATCTGCGAGAAGAGCGAGCCCGAGTGCCCGGTCTGCCACGCCGCCGTTACTCAGGCCATCCGTATATTTTCCTAA
- the MEX3B gene encoding RNA-binding protein MEX3B isoform X1, protein MPSSLFADLERNGSGGGGGGGGGGGGGGGGGGGGGGGGGETLDDQRALQIALDQLSLLGLDNDETGSLYDNEPRKKSVNMTECVPVPSSEHVAEIVGRQGCKIKALRAKTNTYIKTPVRGEEPVFVVTGRKEDVAMARREIISAAEHFSMIRASRNKNTALNGTVPGPPNLPGQTTIQVRVPYRVVGLVVGPKGATIKRIQQQTHTYIVTPSRDKEPVFEVTGMPENVDRAREEIEAHIALRTGGIIELTDENDFHANGTDVGFDLHHGGGGPGPGSLWSKPTPSITPTPGRKPFSSYRNDSSSSLGSASTDSYFGGGTGGSTSAAATPRLTDYSPPSPALSFAHNGNNNNGNGYVYPGGEAAPSPDCCAELPGFDPAPAPPPGAQLIWSQFERSPGGGPAAPVSSSCSSSASSSASSSSVVFPGGGGGGGGGAPPNANLGLLVHRRLHPGVGCPRLSPPLHGVGGEHPLARRVRSDPGGGGLGYPAYANGLGAHLPGLPPSDSSASSSSSSSSSSSSSSSSGLRRKGSRDCSICFESEVIAALVPCGHNLFCMECANRICEKSEPECPVCHAAVTQAIRIFS, encoded by the exons ATGCCCAGTTCGCTCTTTGCAGACCTGGAGAGGAACGGGAGCGGCGGTGGCGGTGGCGgcggtggtggtggaggaggaggaggaggaggcggcggtggcggcggcggcggaggtgGAGAAACCCTGGATGACCAGAGAGCCTTGCAGATCGCGCTGGATCAGCTCTCGCTCTTGGGGCTGGACAATGACGAGACCGGCTCCCTGTACGACAATGAGCCCCGGAAGAAGAGCGTGAACATGACTGAGTGCGTGCCGGTGCCCAGCTCGGAACATGTCGCGGAGATAGTGGGAAGGCAAG GTTGTAAAATCAAAGCGCTACGGGCAAAGACCAACACTTACATCAAGACCCCGGTTCGCGGGGAGGAGCCTGTCTTTGTTGTGACTGGCAGGAAGGAGGATGTAGCTATGGCCCGGAGGGAGATCATCTCGGCCGCGGAGCACTTCTCCATGATCCGCGCCTCCCGGAATAAAAACACCGCTCTCAATGGCACCGTGCCGGGGCCGCCCAACCTGCCCGGCCAGACCACCATCCAGGTGCGGGTGCCCTACCGCGTGGTGGGGCTGGTAGTGGGACCCAAGGGGGCCACCATCAAGCGGATCCAGCAGCAGACGCACACCTACATCGTCACGCCCAGCCGGGACAAGGAGCCGGTGTTCGAGGTGACCGGCATGCCTGAGAACGTGGACCGGGCTCGGGAGGAGATCGAAGCGCACATCGCCCTGCGCACCGGGGGCATCATCGAACTCACCGACGAGAACGACTTCCACGCCAATGGCACCGACGTGGGCTTCGACCTGCACCACGGGGGCGGCGGGCCCGGCCCCGGAAGCCTCTGGAGCAAACCGACCCCCAGCATCACGCCCACCCCGGGGCGCAAGCCCTTCTCCAGTTACCGCAACGACAGCTCCAGCTCCCTGGGCAGCGCCTCCACGGACTCGTACTTCGGCGGGGGGACCGGCGGCAGCACCAGCGCCGCGGCCACCCCGCGCCTGACGGACTACAGCCCACCCAGCCCCGCGCTCAGCTTCGCCCACAACGGCAACAACAACAACGGGAACGGATACGTGTACCCCGGCGGCGAGGCCGCCCCCTCCCCGGACTGCTGCGCGGAGCTGCCGGGCTTCGACCCGGCGCCAGCCCCGCCGCCCGGCGCCCAGCTCATCTGGTCCCAGTTCGAGCGGTCCCCGGGCGGCGGCCCCGCGGCGCCGGtgtcctcctcctgctcctcttcggCGTCCTCGTCCGCCTCGTCCTCCTCCGTGGTCTtccccggcggcggcggcggcggcggcggcggcgcgccCCCCAATGCCAACCTGGGGCTGCTGGTGCACCGGCGGCTGCACCCCGGCGTCGGCTGCCCGCGCCTGTCCCCGCCCCTGCACGGCGTGGGCGGCGAGCACCCCCTGGCCCGCCGCGTGCGCAGCGACCCCGGCGGCGGCGGCCTGGGCTACCCCGCCTACGCCAACGGGCTGGGCGCCCACCTGCCGGGCCTGCCGCCGTCGGACTCGTCGGCCTCGTCGTCCTCGTCCAGCTCCTCGTCCAGCTCGTCGTCGTCGTCCTCGGGCCTGCGGCGCAAGGGCAGCCGCGACTGCTCCATCTGCTTCGAGAGCGAGGTGATCGCGGCCCTGGTCCCCTGCGGGCACAACCTCTTCTGCATGGAGTGTGCCAACCGCATCTGCGAGAAGAGCGAGCCCGAGTGCCCGGTCTGCCACGCCGCCGTTACTCAGGCCATCCGTATATTTTCCTAA